The following proteins come from a genomic window of Doryrhamphus excisus isolate RoL2022-K1 chromosome 12, RoL_Dexc_1.0, whole genome shotgun sequence:
- the tmem41b gene encoding transmembrane protein 41B: protein MATKRGDKRNSDGLVLSKEEVGANAKDSIASTDGHHAADSSARMSLLILLAIFTCSASVMYLVYRNFPELSDDEMEKIKIPKDMDDAKALGTVLSKYKDTYYSQVLVAYFATYVFLQTFAIPGSIFLSILSGYLYPFPLALFLVCLCSGLGASFCYMLSYLVGRPMVYKYLTEKAQKWSQQVDKHRDHLINYIIFLRITPFLPNWFINITSPVINVPLGVFFIGTFLGVAPPSFVAINAGTTLYKLTTAGEAVSWNSLAVLGVLAVLSILPVCFQKKLQQKLE from the exons ATGGCCACAAAGCGCGGGGATAAACGAAACAGTGACGGCTTGGTTTTGTCAAAAGAGGAAGTGGGCGCTAATGCTAAAGACTCCATAGCATCGACAG ATGGTCATCATGCTGCAGACAGCTCAGCACGCATGTCTCTCCTCATTCTGCTAGCTATCTTCACCTGTTCAGCCTCAGTCATGTATCTGGTCTACAGGAACTTCCCAGAACTTTCAGA tgatgaAATGGAGAAAATCAAGATCCCCAAAGACATGGATGATGCCAAAGCTTTGGGAACGGTGTTATCCAAGTACAAAGACACTTATTACAGCCAGGTTTTGGTGGCCTACTTTGCaacatatgtgtt CCTACAGACATTTGCAATCCCTGGATCCATTTTCCTCAGCATCCTGTCTGGATATCTTTACCCATTCCCCTTGGCTCTCTTCTTAGTCTGCTTG TGTTCAGGTTTGGGGGCTTCCTTTTGCTACATGCTTTCCTACTTGGTAGGCCGACCCATGGTCTACAAATATCTCACAGAAAAGGCCCAAAAGTGGTCTCAGCAG GTTGACAAGCATCGAGATCATCTaatcaattatattattttcttgaGGATAACTCCCTTCCTTCCCAACTGGTTCATCAACATCACCTCACCAGTCATTAATGTGCCTTTAGGGGTTTTCTTCATTGGAACCTTTTTAG GTGTGGCGCCGCCATCTTTTGTGGCCATCAACGCTGGTACAACACTGTACAAACTGACGACAGCCGGTGAGGCCGTGTCCTGGAACTCTCTGGCCGTGCTCGGCGTCCTGGCTGTGCTCTCCATATTGCCTGTCTGCTTCCAGAAAAAGCTGCAGCAGAAACTAGAGTAG
- the ipo7 gene encoding importin-7: MDPEVLVEALRGTMDPNLREAAERKLNEGHTQVNFLSTLLRVTMTDQLDLPVRQAGVIYLKNMVTQHWCDGDGSSTETAVNKIPEEDRQFIRDSIVEAIIHSPERIRVQLTTCIHHMIKHDYPTKWTTIVDKIGFYLQSDNIAGWLGILLCLYQLVKNYEYKKPDERQPLVAAMHIFMPMLKDRFIRLLLDHSTDSVLIQKQIFKILYALFQYNLPLELINRQNLTEWMEILKTVVDRDVPPETMQIDEEERPELPWWKCKKWALHILARLFERYGSPGNTTKEYTEFAELFLKEYAVPAQQVLLKVLYQYNKKQYVAPRVLQQTLNYVNQGIAHALTWKNLKPHIQGIIQDVVFPLMCYTDSDEERWQEDPYEYIRMKFDVFEDFISPTTAAQTLLFTACNKRKEVLQKTMGFCYQILTDPTTDPRKKDGGLHMIGSLAEILLKKKIYKDQMEFMLQHHVFPLFHSELGYMRARACWVLQYFCEVRFKSDHNLQNALELTRNCLINDNEMPVKVEAAIALQVLISNQEKAKEYITPFIRPVMQALLHIVRETENDDLTNVIQKMICEYSEEVTPIAVEMTQHLAMTFNQVIQTGPDEEGGDDKAVTAMGILNTIDTLLSVVEDHKEITQQLEGICLQVIGTVLQQHVMEFYEEILSLAHSLTCQQVSQQMWQLLPLVYDVFQQDGFDYFTDMMPLLHNYVTVDTDTLLSDTKYLEIMYDMCKKVLTGDPGEDPECHAAKLLEVIILQCKGRGIDQVVPLFVAAALERLTREVKTSELRTMCLQVAIAALYYSPPLLLNTLENLRFPNNTEPITNHFISQWLKDVDCFLGLHDRKMCILGLCALIDLEHRPQAINQVAAQLLPAAILLFSGLKRAYACRAEHENEDDDDDDEDGDDDDDNAELGSDEDDIDEEGQEYLEMLAKQAGEDGDDDDWEEDDAEETALEGYTTAVDDEDNFVDEYQIFKAILQNIQSRDPAWYQALTQALDEEQGKQLHDIGTLADQRQAAHESKMIEKHGGYRFTAPVVPPSFDFGGTAPGMN; the protein is encoded by the exons ATGGATCCAGAGGTTTTGGTCGAGGCCCTGCGGGGCACAATGGACCCCAATCTGCGAGAGGCAGCGGAAAGAAAACTTAACGAG GGTCACACCCAGGTAAACTTTTTGTCCACTCTGTTGCGTGTCACCATGACTGATCAGCTGGATTTGCCTGTCAGACAAGCAG GTGTGATTTACCTTAAGAACATGGTAACCCAGCACTGGTGCGATGGAGATGGTTCTTCCACTGAGACCGCCGTCAATAAGATCCCAGAGGAAGACCGGCAGTTCATTCGAGATTCTATAGTGGAGGCTATCATCCACTCACCTGAGCGCATCAG GGTCCAGTTGACAACGTGTATCCACCACATGATCAAGCACGACTACCCCACCAAGTGGACGACCATCGTGGACAAGATCGGCTTCTACCTGCAGTCTGACAACATTGCAGGATGGCTGGGCATCCTACTCTGCCTTTACCAGCTCGTCAAAAACTATGA ATACAAGAAGCCAGATGAGCGTCAGCCTTTGGTGGCCGCCATGCACATCTTCATGCCCATGTTGAAAGACCGTTTTATTCGGCTTCTCCTAGACCACTCCACTGATTCTGTACTCATTCAGAAACAGATCTTCAAAATTCTGTACGCCCTTTTCCAG TATAACCTCCCCTTGGAACTCATCAACAGACAGAACTTAACAGAATGGATGGAGATTCTCAAGACTGTAGTGGACAGAGATGTCCCCCCG GAGACAATGCAAATTGATGAAGAGGAGAGGCCCGAGCTGCCCTGGTGGAAGTGTAAGAAGTGGGCCCTTCACATCTTGGCTAGGCTATTTGAGAG ATATGGAAGCCCAGGCAACACAACCAAAGAGTACACAGAATTTGCTGAACTTTTCCTCAAGGAATATGCAGTACCAGCGCAGCAG GTGCTGCTTAAAGTCTTGTATCAGTACAACAAAAAGCAATATGTGGCTCCTAGAGTGCTCCAGCAAACACTCAATTATGTCAACCAGGGGATTGCTCATGCTCTCACATGGAAAAACCTCAAACCACACATTCAG GGCATCATTCAGGATGTGGTTTTTCCCCTCATGTGTTACACAGACAGTGATGAGGAGCGCTGGCAAGAGGACCCCTATGAGTACATTCGCATGAAGTTTG ATGTATTCGAGGACTTCATTTCTCCTACGACAGCTGCCCAGACACTCCTCTTTACTGCCTGCAATAAAAGAAAGGAG GTGCTGCAAAAGACAATGGGCTTCTGCTACCAGATTCTCACTGATCCCACCACCGACCCCAGGAAAAAAGATGGTGGCCTCCACATGATAGGGTCTCTGGCTGAGATCCTGCTCAAG AAAAAGATTTACAAGGACCAGATGGAGTTCATGCTGCAGCATCACGTCTTCCCCCTCTTCCACAGTGAACTGGGCTACATGAGAGCCAGG GCCTGCTGGGTGCTTCAGTATTTCTGTGAGGTGAGGTTCAAGAGTGACCACAACCTGCAAAATGCTCTGGAGCTCACCCGCAACTGTCTAATCAACGACAATGAGATGCCAGTGAAGGTGGAGGCTGCCATTGCCCTGCAGGTTCTCATCAGCAACCAGGAGAAAG CCAAAGAATACATCACCCCCTTCATTCGGCCGGTGATGCAGGCTTTGCTGCATATTGTCAGGGAGACCGAAAATGATGATCTTACCAACGTCATACAGAAGATGATCTGTGAATACAGTGAGGAGGTCACTCCCATCGCGGTTGAGATGACGCAGCACTTG GCTATGACGTTCAACCAGGTGATTCAGACGGGGCCTGATGAGGAAGGAGGAGATGACAAGGCTGTGACTGCTATGGGCATTCTCAACACCATCGACACGTTGTTGAGTGTAGTGGAGGACCACAAAGAG ATCACACAGCAACTGGAAGGTATCTGTCTGCAGGTGATAGGCACCGTACTGCAACAACACGTAATGG aaTTTTACGAGGAAATCCTGTCCTTGGCTCATAGCCTGACTTGCCAGCAGGTGTCACAACAAATGTGGCAGCTCCTTCCATTAGTGTATGATGTCTTCCAGCAGGATGGATTTGACTACTTCACAG ATATGATGCCTCTCCTTCACAACTATGTAACAGTTGATACAGACACCCTCCTCTCTGACACCAAATACCTGGAAATTATGTATGACATGTGCAAGAAG GTCCTGACAGGGGATCCGGGCGAAGATCCTGAGTGCCATGCAGCCAAGCTACTGGAAGTAATCATACTGCAATGCAAAGGTCGTGGTATTGACCAG GTTGTGCCCTTATTTGTGGCTGCTGCACTGGAGCGTTTGACACGGGAGGTGAAGACCAGCGAACTGAGGACGATGTGCTTGCAGGTGGCCATTGCTGCACTTTACTACAGTCCCCCTCTTCTCCTCAACACTTTGGAGAATCTACGGTTCCCCAACAACACTGAGCCAATCACAAACCACTTCATCAGCCAGTGGCTCAAGGATGTTGATTGCTTTCTTGG CCTCCATGACAGGAAGATGTGTATCCTGGGATTATGTGCCCTCATTGACCTGGAGCACAGGCCTCAGGCTATCAACCAGGTGGCCGCACAGCTTCTGCCAGCAGCCATCCTGCTCTTCAGCGGCCTGAAGAGGGCATACGCTTGCCGAGCAGAGCACGAGAATgaggacgatgatgatgacgacgaagACGGGGATGACGACGATGATAATG CGGAGCTCGGCAGTGATGAGGACGACATCGATGAGGAAGGTCAGGAATATCTAGAGATGCTTGCCAAGCAGGCAGGAGAGGATGGAGACGATGACGACTGGGAGGAAGATGATGCTGAGGAGACGGCACTAGAGGGTTACACTACAGCAGTCGATGACGAAGACAACTTTGTAGACGAGTATCAGATTTTTAAAGCCATACTACAGA ATATTCAGTCACGTGACCCAGCCTGGTACCAGGCACTAACTCAAGCCCTTGATGAAGAGCAAGGCAAACAGCTTCATGACATTGGCACGCTTGCAGACCAGCGACAGGCAGCACATG AATCCAAGATGATCGAGAAACACGGCGGGTACAGGTTCACAGCGCCAGTGGTGCCACCTAGTTTTGACTTTGGAGGCACTGCTCCAGGAATGAATTGA